The proteins below are encoded in one region of Macrococcus armenti:
- a CDS encoding TIGR00282 family metallophosphoesterase yields MRILFIGDVVGAVGRNMLSEYLPQLKKKYAPNITIVNGENAAHGRGINEKIFKEMMTLGVDCVTMGNHTYGVRDSYDLLNSSNKIIRPANFPDAAPGKGMEIIKFNDKKIAVINLQGRAFMMQSDCPFKKFDALYEIAKQETDYIFVDFHAETTSEKGAFGYYADGRASIVVGTHTHIQTSDSRILPNGTAFITDVGMTGFYDGILGINKDEVIHRFLTGMPVKHVVPDSGRGVLSGIYAELKSDGTAKKIERILINEDHPL; encoded by the coding sequence ATGAGGATATTATTTATCGGAGACGTTGTAGGTGCAGTTGGGCGAAACATGTTAAGTGAATACTTACCACAATTAAAGAAAAAGTATGCACCGAATATTACGATTGTAAATGGTGAAAATGCCGCACATGGACGTGGTATAAATGAAAAGATATTTAAAGAAATGATGACACTTGGCGTTGATTGTGTAACGATGGGGAATCATACATATGGTGTACGTGATAGTTATGACTTATTAAACAGCAGCAATAAAATCATTCGTCCTGCTAATTTTCCTGATGCAGCACCAGGTAAAGGGATGGAAATAATTAAATTTAACGATAAAAAAATAGCAGTAATCAATTTGCAGGGCCGTGCATTTATGATGCAAAGTGACTGCCCGTTTAAGAAGTTTGATGCACTCTATGAAATTGCGAAACAGGAAACGGATTATATATTTGTAGACTTCCATGCAGAAACGACGAGTGAAAAAGGGGCATTCGGCTATTATGCAGATGGTCGTGCAAGTATTGTCGTCGGAACGCATACACATATTCAGACAAGTGATAGCAGAATTCTACCGAATGGGACTGCATTTATTACGGATGTAGGTATGACTGGGTTTTATGATGGAATACTCGGAATTAACAAAGATGAAGTCATCCATCGATTTTTAACCGGGATGCCTGTAAAGCATGTCGTTCCCGATAGTGGCCGTGGGGTATTAAGTGGTATATATGCTGAACTGAAATCTGACGGAACTGCAAAGAAAATAGAACGTATTTTAATTAATGAAGATCATCCATTATAA
- a CDS encoding ABC transporter substrate-binding protein: MNQKLLLSTSCVILLAGCGDKAADKGKDSKNEKVTIMLDWTPNTNHTGLYVAQKKGYFKKQGLDVEIKTPGEVTADQLIAANKKDVQFGISAQETVTQSRSEGIPVKSIGAIIQHNTSGFMSLKEKNIKTPKDYAGKTYGGWGAPIEKPMIDAVMKKDGASVNDTKIINMGNTDFFTASKKNIDFAWVYYGWTGIEAKTRNIDVNMQYLIDYDKNLDYYTPVVIANEQYLKSNKETAKKFMTALKEGYEYSIKHDKESADILMEAAPELKKQEKLVYESQKYLSPKYQDDAKYWGYQQERIWKNFGQFMKDNKVITKDFVAKDAFTNEFVEEK, from the coding sequence ATGAATCAAAAGTTATTATTAAGTACAAGTTGTGTTATTTTACTGGCAGGTTGTGGCGATAAAGCTGCAGATAAAGGTAAAGACTCAAAAAATGAAAAAGTAACTATCATGCTGGATTGGACGCCGAATACGAATCATACAGGATTATATGTGGCACAGAAGAAAGGTTACTTTAAAAAACAAGGGCTTGACGTTGAAATTAAGACTCCTGGTGAAGTTACGGCAGATCAGTTAATCGCAGCAAACAAGAAGGATGTTCAGTTTGGGATTAGCGCTCAGGAAACTGTAACACAATCACGTTCAGAAGGTATACCCGTTAAATCTATCGGTGCAATAATTCAGCACAATACGAGTGGATTTATGAGCTTAAAAGAGAAAAATATTAAGACACCAAAAGATTATGCAGGTAAAACTTATGGCGGTTGGGGTGCGCCGATTGAAAAACCTATGATAGATGCTGTTATGAAAAAAGACGGTGCTTCTGTAAACGATACGAAAATTATTAATATGGGCAATACAGATTTCTTTACGGCTTCAAAGAAAAATATTGATTTCGCGTGGGTTTATTACGGATGGACTGGTATTGAAGCAAAAACACGTAATATAGATGTAAACATGCAGTATTTAATTGATTATGATAAAAACCTTGATTACTATACGCCAGTTGTAATTGCAAACGAGCAATATTTAAAGTCTAATAAAGAAACTGCTAAGAAATTTATGACTGCACTTAAAGAAGGATATGAATATTCAATTAAACATGATAAAGAAAGTGCAGATATATTAATGGAAGCTGCTCCTGAACTTAAAAAGCAGGAAAAATTAGTCTATGAGTCGCAAAAGTATTTATCGCCTAAATATCAGGATGATGCGAAGTACTGGGGCTATCAGCAAGAACGCATCTGGAAAAATTTCGGTCAATTTATGAAAGATAATAAAGTTATCACGAAAGATTTTGTAGCAAAAGATGCTTTTACAAATGAATTTGTGGAGGAAAAATAA
- a CDS encoding ABC transporter permease → MLITWEVLVRILHVDEYTLPAPSAIFISFFNDFSTYHVHLYPTMQLVILGMICSVICGVFVAVLLRLVPVLNDYIYPLLIMSQNVPVIVIAPLLVIWFGFGILPKLIVITLVCFFPITVSLLEGFNETDKDLEKYMKMMGATRLERFFKLEWPNSMPFFFNGLKIAGTYSVMGAIISEWLGSDKGLGKFMLIAQRAFQVDQVFVAIVWIIIFAMVMYSIIYIIQRIILRWQR, encoded by the coding sequence TTGCTCATAACATGGGAAGTTCTTGTACGTATATTGCATGTTGATGAATATACTTTACCGGCACCTAGTGCAATTTTTATTAGCTTCTTTAATGATTTCAGTACATATCATGTTCATTTATATCCGACGATGCAGCTCGTTATTTTAGGAATGATATGTTCTGTAATATGCGGTGTTTTTGTCGCTGTACTATTACGTTTAGTGCCGGTGTTAAACGATTATATTTACCCACTGCTTATAATGAGTCAGAATGTACCGGTCATTGTTATTGCGCCATTACTTGTCATTTGGTTTGGGTTTGGCATTTTGCCAAAGTTAATTGTGATTACTCTCGTATGTTTCTTTCCGATTACTGTAAGCTTACTTGAAGGATTTAATGAAACAGATAAAGATTTAGAGAAATATATGAAAATGATGGGCGCTACACGACTAGAGCGATTTTTTAAACTGGAATGGCCAAACAGCATGCCGTTTTTCTTTAACGGATTAAAAATTGCCGGTACATACTCTGTTATGGGGGCGATTATTTCTGAGTGGCTCGGAAGCGATAAAGGATTAGGAAAGTTTATGCTGATCGCACAACGTGCTTTTCAAGTCGATCAAGTATTTGTAGCAATTGTATGGATTATAATCTTTGCGATGGTAATGTATTCAATTATATATATAATTCAACGTATTATATTGAGGTGGCAGCGATGA
- a CDS encoding 2-oxoacid:ferredoxin oxidoreductase subunit beta, whose protein sequence is MATFKDFRNNVKPNWCPGCGDFSVQAAIQKACANIGLEPEQLALITGIGCSGRLSGYVNSYGVHSIHGRALPMAQGVKMANQELTVIASGGDGDGFAIGMGHTIHALRRNIDITYIVMDNQIYGLTKGQTSPSSAHGFVTKTTPKGSIEKHVSPLELALASGATFVAQSFSSDIKDLTAIIEAAVNHKGFSFVNVFSPCVTYNKVNTYDWFKENLTKLSDIDGYDYKNKQLAMNTVHEHNGLVTGIVYQDTEAPTYESQIEGYSDNLTKADLNIKQEEFDALMAQFK, encoded by the coding sequence ATGGCAACATTTAAAGATTTCAGAAATAATGTGAAACCGAACTGGTGTCCTGGATGTGGAGACTTCTCAGTACAAGCTGCGATTCAAAAAGCATGTGCAAATATTGGCCTTGAGCCAGAACAACTTGCATTAATTACAGGTATCGGTTGTTCAGGACGTTTATCAGGATATGTGAATTCATACGGCGTCCATTCTATTCATGGACGTGCATTACCAATGGCACAAGGTGTGAAGATGGCAAATCAGGAGTTGACAGTAATCGCTTCTGGTGGTGATGGAGACGGATTTGCGATTGGAATGGGACATACAATTCATGCACTGCGTCGTAATATCGATATCACATACATCGTTATGGACAATCAAATTTATGGCTTAACGAAAGGTCAGACATCACCGAGCTCTGCACATGGGTTCGTAACAAAAACAACGCCTAAAGGGTCAATCGAAAAACACGTTTCACCACTTGAACTTGCATTAGCGAGTGGGGCAACATTTGTTGCGCAAAGTTTCTCAAGTGATATTAAAGATTTAACTGCGATTATCGAAGCGGCAGTCAATCATAAAGGGTTTTCATTCGTAAATGTATTCTCACCATGTGTGACGTACAATAAAGTGAATACGTACGATTGGTTTAAAGAAAACTTAACGAAATTATCAGATATTGATGGATATGATTATAAAAATAAACAACTTGCTATGAATACTGTACATGAGCATAATGGACTTGTAACAGGTATTGTGTATCAGGATACAGAAGCACCGACATACGAGTCACAAATCGAAGGATATAGTGACAACTTAACGAAGGCAGATTTAAACATTAAGCAGGAAGAATTTGATGCATTAATGGCGCAATTTAAATAA
- a CDS encoding ABC transporter ATP-binding protein produces MKPIIQLQNIMHRYDKDLVIKDVNMELNQGEIVALIGPSGSGKSTIMNIIGGLIHPTDGACYLNGTTGHVSFMPQTHSLMPWRTVIQNIELASEIKANVSESNAISLLERAGFLSIKDKYPHELSGGMKQRVSFLRALNTTHQLLLLDEPFSALDEITRNDMQVWLKSLLSESDKTVLMITHSIDEAIKMSSRILVLNEKPATIIQSIDVSDQLTVAQSAQLKANIIQLLK; encoded by the coding sequence ATGAAACCTATTATTCAACTTCAAAATATTATGCATCGTTATGATAAGGATTTAGTCATAAAAGATGTGAATATGGAACTCAATCAAGGTGAGATTGTTGCACTTATCGGTCCGAGTGGTAGTGGCAAAAGTACGATAATGAATATCATTGGTGGACTCATTCATCCGACAGATGGCGCGTGTTACTTAAATGGTACGACAGGTCATGTGTCGTTTATGCCTCAGACGCATTCATTAATGCCTTGGCGTACGGTCATTCAAAATATTGAACTTGCATCAGAAATTAAAGCGAATGTGAGCGAAAGTAACGCAATAAGCTTACTGGAAAGAGCAGGATTTCTTTCAATCAAGGATAAGTATCCGCATGAACTATCAGGAGGAATGAAACAGCGAGTTTCGTTTCTTCGCGCGCTCAATACGACCCACCAGTTACTATTGTTGGATGAACCATTTTCTGCACTTGATGAAATAACGCGAAATGATATGCAAGTATGGCTGAAATCATTATTAAGTGAAAGTGATAAAACAGTCTTAATGATTACACATAGTATTGATGAGGCGATAAAGATGAGCAGTCGAATATTAGTTTTAAATGAAAAGCCTGCAACGATAATTCAGTCAATTGATGTATCTGATCAGTTAACAGTAGCGCAATCGGCTCAATTAAAAGCAAACATTATACAACTATTAAAATAA
- a CDS encoding thiamine-binding protein, whose protein sequence is MADTIMSIQIIPKTPNGEDVIPYVDRAIQVIDDSNLKYYVSPLETSIEGDMSELLSLIEKMNKAMREMGCASIISQVKFYHAEHVSMDSLVQKYR, encoded by the coding sequence ATGGCAGATACGATTATGAGTATACAAATTATCCCGAAAACACCAAACGGTGAAGATGTTATTCCATATGTTGATCGAGCAATACAAGTAATAGATGATTCAAACCTTAAATATTATGTAAGTCCACTTGAAACAAGTATAGAAGGGGATATGAGTGAATTGTTATCATTGATTGAAAAGATGAATAAGGCGATGCGAGAAATGGGTTGTGCATCCATTATTTCTCAAGTGAAGTTTTATCATGCTGAACATGTATCAATGGATTCACTTGTTCAGAAATATAGATGA
- a CDS encoding 2-oxoacid:acceptor oxidoreductase subunit alpha: MKTQISWKVGGQQGEGIESTGEIFSTALNRLGYYLYGYRHFSSRIKGGHTNNKIRVSTTPVYAISDDLDILVAFDQETIDLNYHELTDEGIILADSKFDPVAPEDYKGAFISMGFTEIAKELGTALMKNMVAVGATANLIGVDLKHFEVLVDDLFAKKGEKICALNKEALHKGFAEIESHTELTSDFKLEPSTEAGHLFMIGNEAISLGALAGGARFMAAYPITPASEIMEYMIDKLPRFGGTVIQTEDEIAAAVMAIGVNYAGVRAFTASSGPGLSLMMEAIGLSGMTEQPLVIVNTMRGGPSTGLPTKQEQSDLMQMIYGTHGEIPKIVLAPTTAEDAFYLTNEAFNLAEIYQCPVIILSDLQLSLGKQTVPVLDYTKINIDRGALVTEVEASEDKAYFKRYAVTESGISPRTIPGVKNGIHHVTGVEHNEEGKPSESPVNRAKQMEKRMRKLEKLKINEPVVYHKHHDISDVLVIGYISTYGAIDEAISRVDGKVNQLHIKQLHPFPAEEVQNAIDNAKKVIVVEHNFNGQLGQIIKMNTHHQGKLIQMSKYDGTPYLPHEIEAKINATLKELI, translated from the coding sequence TTGAAGACACAAATTTCTTGGAAAGTCGGCGGTCAGCAAGGTGAAGGTATTGAAAGTACTGGAGAAATATTTTCAACGGCACTCAACCGTTTAGGCTATTACTTATATGGATATCGTCATTTCTCATCACGTATTAAAGGTGGTCATACTAACAATAAAATTCGTGTATCTACGACACCTGTATATGCGATAAGTGATGATCTAGATATCCTTGTTGCATTTGATCAGGAGACAATTGATTTAAATTATCATGAATTAACAGATGAAGGGATTATTCTTGCAGATAGTAAGTTTGATCCGGTAGCACCTGAAGATTATAAAGGTGCATTTATCAGCATGGGCTTTACCGAAATAGCGAAAGAACTTGGAACGGCATTAATGAAAAATATGGTTGCAGTCGGTGCAACAGCGAACTTAATCGGTGTAGATTTAAAACATTTTGAAGTGCTTGTTGATGATTTATTCGCAAAAAAAGGCGAAAAGATTTGTGCATTAAATAAAGAAGCGCTTCATAAAGGATTTGCGGAAATTGAAAGCCACACGGAATTAACATCTGATTTTAAATTAGAACCGTCAACAGAAGCGGGTCATTTATTTATGATTGGTAACGAAGCGATTTCACTTGGCGCATTAGCAGGTGGTGCTCGATTTATGGCTGCTTACCCGATTACACCGGCGAGTGAAATTATGGAGTATATGATTGATAAATTGCCACGCTTTGGTGGAACCGTTATACAGACAGAAGATGAAATTGCAGCAGCAGTGATGGCAATAGGTGTGAACTATGCAGGCGTACGTGCATTTACAGCATCAAGTGGTCCTGGATTATCATTAATGATGGAAGCAATCGGACTTAGTGGTATGACAGAGCAGCCATTAGTAATCGTAAATACGATGCGTGGTGGTCCTTCAACAGGATTACCAACGAAGCAGGAGCAATCGGACTTAATGCAGATGATTTATGGCACACATGGTGAGATTCCGAAAATTGTGCTTGCCCCAACTACAGCAGAAGATGCGTTTTATTTAACAAATGAAGCATTTAACTTAGCTGAAATTTATCAATGCCCTGTTATTATTTTAAGTGATTTACAATTGTCACTCGGTAAACAGACAGTACCAGTACTGGATTATACAAAAATAAATATTGACCGTGGTGCACTCGTTACTGAAGTTGAAGCAAGTGAAGATAAAGCTTACTTCAAACGATATGCAGTAACAGAAAGCGGTATTTCTCCTCGAACGATTCCTGGAGTTAAAAATGGTATTCACCACGTAACAGGTGTTGAACATAACGAAGAAGGTAAACCGAGCGAATCACCTGTGAATCGTGCTAAGCAAATGGAAAAACGCATGCGCAAACTGGAAAAATTAAAGATAAATGAACCAGTCGTTTATCATAAACATCATGATATATCTGATGTATTAGTTATCGGATATATTTCAACGTACGGTGCAATAGATGAAGCAATCAGCAGAGTGGACGGTAAAGTGAATCAGCTCCATATAAAACAGCTCCATCCATTCCCTGCTGAAGAAGTACAAAATGCAATCGATAATGCGAAGAAAGTTATTGTTGTAGAGCATAACTTTAATGGACAGCTCGGACAAATTATTAAGATGAATACACATCATCAAGGTAAGCTGATTCAAATGAGTAAATATGATGGCACACCATATTTACCACATGAAATTGAAGCGAAAATCAATGCAACTTTAAAGGAGTTAATATAG